From the Salinimicrobium tongyeongense genome, one window contains:
- a CDS encoding alkene reductase, with amino-acid sequence MSKEQALLQAYNKGNLNLKNRVVMAPMTRSRANNPENKPTAELQGEYYKQRASAGLIITEGAQISKQAVGYINTPGIHSEEQVKGWKEVTEKVHEANGKIFIQLWHVGRMSHPDFHNGNLPVAPSAINPNSKSFTSEGLKDTVTPKEMSVEEIKSTVQDFKQAAANAMKAGFDGVEIHSSNGYLLHQFFNGTSNQRTDEYGGSIENRAKILFEVIDAIKEVMPEEKIGLRLNPSLHGIFGMSMDEETIPTFDYIVKKLNDYNLAYLHLSEPFNDVSELPFAETEIAKRYRPMYNGTLMINTNFDQESGNAVLEAGNADLVAFGKPYVSNPDLVERFEQGVELTEWDEKTFYTPGKEGYLDYPVKTEREPALQ; translated from the coding sequence ATGAGTAAAGAACAAGCATTGTTACAGGCTTATAATAAAGGAAACCTCAACCTTAAAAACCGCGTGGTCATGGCGCCCATGACGCGAAGCCGCGCCAACAACCCCGAGAACAAACCCACCGCAGAACTTCAGGGGGAGTATTATAAACAGCGCGCCAGCGCCGGACTCATCATTACCGAAGGTGCGCAGATCTCCAAACAGGCCGTGGGTTACATCAATACCCCGGGAATACATTCCGAAGAACAGGTGAAAGGCTGGAAAGAAGTGACCGAAAAAGTTCATGAAGCCAACGGAAAGATCTTCATACAGCTTTGGCATGTGGGGCGCATGTCTCACCCCGATTTTCACAACGGAAATTTACCCGTGGCCCCTTCAGCCATAAATCCAAATTCAAAATCCTTTACTTCCGAAGGTTTAAAAGACACGGTCACGCCAAAAGAAATGAGCGTGGAGGAAATCAAATCTACCGTTCAGGATTTTAAACAGGCCGCTGCAAACGCCATGAAAGCCGGGTTTGACGGGGTAGAAATTCATTCTTCAAACGGGTATTTGCTGCACCAGTTCTTTAACGGGACCTCAAACCAGCGCACCGATGAGTATGGTGGCAGCATTGAAAACCGCGCAAAGATTCTTTTTGAAGTGATTGACGCCATTAAAGAAGTAATGCCCGAAGAGAAGATTGGCCTGCGCCTTAACCCTTCCCTGCACGGGATCTTTGGAATGAGCATGGATGAAGAAACCATTCCTACTTTTGACTATATCGTCAAAAAACTGAATGATTACAACCTGGCTTATCTTCACCTTTCCGAACCTTTTAATGATGTTTCTGAGCTTCCTTTTGCTGAAACTGAGATCGCGAAACGGTACAGGCCTATGTATAACGGGACTTTAATGATCAATACCAACTTTGACCAGGAAAGCGGAAATGCCGTTCTGGAAGCAGGCAATGCCGATCTTGTGGCCTTCGGAAAGCCTTACGTTTCAAACCCCGACCTGGTAGAACGCTTTGAACAGGGCGTTGAACTAACCGAATGGGATGAAAAAACTTTCTACACCCCCGGTAAAGAAGGATATTTAGATTACCCGGTAAAAACTGAAAGAGAACCTGCTTTGCAATAA
- a CDS encoding EamA family transporter: protein MSSKNPLFIVLAFFSIYVIWGSTYLLNKIAVTELPPFMLAAIRFATAGLLIFGISRAMGKSLRITRAQFFNTAIAGFLFLAFGNGVVVWALRFVDSGFAALVISAQPLVVLIFMRIFEGKKILPMSMLGVALGLSGIYLLVSQKEVTSQENSILGIVMIFCCLLSWSYGSLFVGKANLPSNHFVNTGYQMFCAGIILALSSLAFNESWSSPFSWSSQVQYSMLLLIIFGSIVAFTAFNYLLKVISPEKVATSTYVNPVIAMILGWYFLDEQITSQSAIAAAVLLTGVYFINTKKKLVVLSRFTSKASTFLKKN, encoded by the coding sequence ATGAGCTCAAAAAATCCGCTTTTTATTGTTCTGGCCTTTTTCTCCATTTACGTGATCTGGGGGTCTACTTACCTGCTCAACAAGATTGCGGTGACCGAGCTGCCGCCCTTCATGCTGGCTGCCATCAGGTTTGCCACCGCCGGGCTGCTCATTTTTGGAATTAGCCGCGCCATGGGCAAAAGCCTTAGAATTACCCGCGCCCAGTTCTTTAATACCGCAATAGCAGGATTTTTGTTCCTCGCTTTTGGAAACGGCGTGGTGGTTTGGGCGCTAAGATTTGTAGACAGCGGCTTTGCAGCCCTGGTAATTTCGGCACAACCCCTGGTAGTGCTGATCTTCATGCGAATCTTTGAAGGTAAAAAGATCCTGCCCATGTCTATGCTGGGAGTCGCTCTGGGCCTAAGTGGGATTTATTTACTGGTGAGCCAAAAAGAAGTTACCTCTCAGGAAAACTCCATTCTTGGAATTGTAATGATCTTCTGCTGCCTGCTAAGCTGGTCTTACGGAAGCCTTTTTGTGGGAAAAGCCAATTTACCCAGTAACCATTTTGTCAATACCGGTTACCAAATGTTCTGCGCAGGCATCATTTTAGCCCTTTCGAGCCTGGCTTTTAACGAATCCTGGAGTTCTCCTTTCAGCTGGAGCAGCCAGGTACAATATTCGATGCTGCTGCTCATCATCTTCGGAAGTATTGTGGCCTTTACGGCTTTTAACTACCTGCTAAAGGTGATCTCTCCCGAAAAAGTGGCCACTTCAACTTACGTAAACCCGGTTATTGCCATGATTTTGGGCTGGTACTTTTTAGACGAGCAAATCACCAGCCAGTCGGCCATTGCCGCGGCTGTACTGCTCACCGGGGTCTATTTCATAAACACCAAAAAGAAGCTGGTCGTGCTTTCACGCTTCACCAGCAAAGCATCTACCTTTCTGAAGAAAAATTAA
- a CDS encoding acyl-ACP desaturase — protein sequence MALENIRLEVMKTVEKSIDEFVEKYLIPVEEIWQPTDLLPNSQQENFFEEVTQIREEAQELGYDFWVVLVADMVTEEALPTYESWLMDMEGVEQHGQQKGLQNGWAKWIRHWTGEENRHGDTLNKYLYLSGRVNMREVEKTTQYLINDGFDIGTGRDPYRNFVYTSFQELATNISHKRVGQLARKKGNKMLAKMCNIIAGDEMRHHLAYREFVKTIFEYDPSEMMLAFEDMMKKKIVMPAQFIRESGQGIGEAFENFSNAAQRLGVYTTQDYIDILQKLNDFWEIDKMTSLTDKAEKARDYLMKLPDRMTRIAERIKVPQDPHQFAWVTPNGKL from the coding sequence ATGGCGCTAGAGAATATCAGATTAGAAGTAATGAAGACTGTTGAGAAGTCTATTGATGAATTTGTGGAGAAGTATCTCATTCCGGTGGAAGAGATCTGGCAGCCTACAGATCTTTTACCCAATTCGCAGCAAGAGAATTTCTTTGAAGAAGTGACACAAATCCGGGAAGAAGCTCAGGAACTGGGATATGATTTCTGGGTAGTACTGGTAGCCGATATGGTGACCGAAGAAGCTCTGCCAACCTATGAATCCTGGTTAATGGATATGGAAGGGGTTGAGCAGCATGGGCAGCAAAAAGGATTGCAAAATGGCTGGGCAAAATGGATTCGCCACTGGACCGGGGAAGAGAACCGCCACGGCGACACCCTTAACAAATACCTTTACCTCTCGGGCAGGGTAAATATGAGGGAAGTAGAAAAAACCACCCAATACCTCATCAATGACGGTTTTGACATAGGAACAGGCCGCGATCCCTACCGCAATTTTGTGTACACCAGCTTCCAGGAGCTAGCCACCAACATTTCTCATAAACGCGTGGGCCAGCTTGCCCGAAAAAAGGGGAATAAGATGCTCGCTAAAATGTGCAACATCATTGCCGGAGACGAGATGCGCCACCACCTGGCCTACAGGGAGTTTGTAAAGACCATTTTTGAATACGACCCAAGTGAAATGATGCTGGCTTTTGAAGACATGATGAAGAAAAAGATCGTTATGCCCGCCCAGTTCATTAGGGAGAGCGGCCAGGGCATTGGCGAGGCATTTGAAAACTTTTCCAATGCAGCACAAAGACTTGGCGTCTACACCACGCAGGATTATATTGATATCCTTCAAAAACTGAATGACTTCTGGGAGATCGACAAAATGACTTCCCTTACCGATAAAGCCGAAAAAGCCCGCGATTATCTCATGAAACTTCCGGACAGGATGACGAGAATCGCCGAAAGGATCAAAGTTCCGCAAGACCCGCACCAGTTTGCCTGGGTCACACCAAACGGAAAATTATAA
- a CDS encoding metallophosphoesterase family protein, which yields MERTLVIGDIHGGLKALIQLLERAKITPRDTVIFLGDYVDGWSDSANVVSYLIKFSKQNTCIFLRGNHDDLTHRWLKTGELNDKWLQHGGQSSIDAYRRFTSEEKQEHIKFFEEMVNYYIDAENRLFVHAGFTNQKGPEEEYTPTPFYWDRTLWEMAMAVNPALKPGETHYPKRLELFREIYIGHTPVTRIGEDKPANFANVFNIDTGAAFMGKLSLLDVNSKEVVQSDPVHSLYPDESGRN from the coding sequence ATGGAAAGGACTCTGGTAATAGGAGACATACATGGAGGTTTAAAAGCACTCATTCAATTGCTGGAAAGGGCAAAGATTACGCCCCGAGATACTGTAATTTTTTTGGGAGATTACGTAGATGGCTGGAGCGATTCGGCCAATGTGGTTTCCTATCTCATAAAATTTTCCAAACAAAATACCTGCATCTTTTTACGCGGAAACCACGACGACCTCACCCATCGCTGGTTAAAAACCGGCGAATTGAATGACAAATGGCTGCAACACGGCGGGCAATCAAGCATTGACGCTTACCGCCGGTTCACCAGTGAAGAAAAACAGGAGCACATCAAGTTCTTCGAAGAAATGGTCAATTATTATATTGATGCTGAAAACCGGCTTTTTGTACACGCCGGATTCACCAACCAAAAAGGCCCCGAGGAGGAATATACGCCCACGCCTTTCTATTGGGACCGCACCCTGTGGGAGATGGCCATGGCTGTTAATCCGGCATTAAAGCCGGGAGAAACGCATTACCCAAAACGCCTGGAACTGTTCCGGGAAATATATATTGGCCATACGCCGGTCACCAGGATTGGAGAAGACAAACCTGCCAATTTTGCAAATGTTTTTAACATAGACACAGGTGCGGCCTTTATGGGAAAGCTGTCTTTACTCGATGTAAACTCAAAAGAAGTGGTTCAAAGTGACCCGGTACACAGCCTTTATCCTGACGAATCGGGTAGAAATTAA
- a CDS encoding ATP-binding protein — MINKRLLIKNLLAHNSENSFYDKKRQINLGEKEGKAKFLKHICALANSNPNNNSYMVIGVEDADNQIKGVDFFDDSKIQNLVNAYLENPPLVAYENIPFPHLPHDLVVGLVTIKPNKGKTCALKKAIWKYPAQSIFFREGSISIASEFSRGSQSDNSAVVNAIEAHSQNNIQLTLDGVFDFMGKHENLRPEYKVFKEYFVVCWSGKKKEANEEVYFSRVDIELINEQVKLFYSDLDEVSIEISEDLFSILEYVKLGLNDRFKYYPLEEVKIHFKDNATYEIKTNMLFKPPQFEKRTLYHIYNSNIALVHKLKQNLQLTPSEEKDLYNLPATYLLCHFNGFSEALDRLEDAKEELRNFDERIYQQYKESLRILRKVKYN; from the coding sequence ATGATCAACAAGCGCCTTCTTATTAAAAATCTGCTCGCGCATAACAGCGAAAACAGTTTTTATGATAAAAAGCGCCAGATCAACCTGGGAGAAAAAGAAGGAAAGGCCAAATTTCTAAAGCACATTTGCGCCCTGGCCAATTCCAACCCCAACAATAATTCTTATATGGTCATTGGGGTTGAAGATGCCGACAACCAGATTAAAGGAGTTGACTTTTTTGACGACAGCAAGATACAGAACCTGGTAAATGCCTACCTCGAAAATCCGCCGCTGGTGGCCTATGAAAACATCCCGTTTCCGCATTTGCCACACGACCTGGTGGTGGGGCTGGTCACCATAAAACCCAACAAAGGCAAAACCTGTGCTTTGAAAAAAGCCATCTGGAAGTACCCTGCACAAAGCATCTTCTTCAGGGAGGGCAGTATTAGCATAGCTTCGGAGTTTTCGCGGGGTTCACAAAGCGATAATTCAGCCGTGGTAAATGCCATTGAAGCACATTCCCAGAACAACATACAGCTCACGCTAGACGGGGTTTTTGACTTCATGGGAAAGCATGAGAACCTTAGGCCCGAATACAAGGTTTTTAAAGAATATTTTGTGGTGTGCTGGAGCGGCAAGAAGAAAGAGGCCAATGAAGAAGTCTATTTTTCAAGAGTAGACATTGAGCTCATCAACGAACAGGTAAAACTCTTTTATTCAGATCTTGACGAGGTGAGCATCGAGATTTCGGAAGACCTTTTTAGCATTTTAGAGTATGTAAAGCTGGGGCTTAACGACAGGTTTAAATACTATCCGCTGGAAGAAGTAAAGATCCACTTTAAAGACAATGCCACTTATGAGATCAAGACAAATATGCTTTTTAAGCCTCCGCAGTTTGAAAAAAGAACGCTGTACCACATCTATAATTCGAATATTGCACTGGTGCACAAGCTGAAACAAAATTTGCAATTAACCCCTTCCGAAGAAAAAGATTTATATAATTTGCCAGCCACGTATTTACTGTGTCATTTTAACGGCTTCAGCGAGGCACTAGACCGCCTTGAAGACGCAAAGGAAGAACTCAGGAATTTTGATGAAAGGATTTATCAGCAGTACAAGGAAAGCCTGCGGATATTGAGAAAAGTAAAATACAATTAA
- a CDS encoding SDR family NAD(P)-dependent oxidoreductase, which translates to MNKTALVTGASSGIGKATAIALAAAGYRLVICGRRKDALESLKNELSAKTEVHILQFDVRDKEKVSEAIQSLPQQFKTIDVLINNAGNAHGLDPIQTGSVTDWDAMIDINVKGLLYVSREIIPQMLKRGSGDIINIGSLAGKEVYPNGNVYSASKHAVDAINQGMRIDLNGKGIRVGAINPGLVETGFSEVRFKGDSEKAKSVYQGYQALKPEDIAELVVFVVSRPRHVNIADLLVLPTAQATSTIVHKE; encoded by the coding sequence ATGAACAAAACAGCTTTAGTCACCGGCGCCAGCAGTGGAATTGGGAAAGCAACTGCAATTGCCCTGGCAGCCGCAGGTTACCGCCTTGTTATTTGCGGCCGAAGAAAAGACGCCCTTGAATCTTTAAAAAATGAGCTTAGCGCTAAAACCGAAGTACACATCCTTCAGTTTGACGTGAGAGATAAAGAAAAAGTAAGTGAGGCTATTCAAAGCCTTCCGCAGCAATTCAAAACTATAGATGTACTCATTAACAACGCCGGAAATGCCCATGGCCTCGACCCCATTCAAACCGGAAGTGTGACCGACTGGGATGCAATGATAGACATTAATGTGAAAGGCCTGCTGTACGTGAGCCGGGAGATCATTCCGCAGATGCTAAAAAGAGGCTCGGGAGATATTATCAACATTGGTTCTTTGGCCGGAAAAGAAGTTTATCCAAACGGGAACGTGTACAGCGCCAGCAAACACGCCGTAGACGCCATTAACCAGGGAATGCGCATTGACCTAAACGGGAAAGGCATACGCGTAGGTGCCATAAACCCGGGGCTGGTAGAGACCGGTTTTAGCGAGGTGAGGTTCAAAGGGGATTCAGAAAAGGCAAAATCGGTTTACCAGGGTTACCAGGCCCTAAAGCCCGAAGACATCGCCGAACTCGTGGTGTTTGTAGTGAGCCGCCCCCGGCATGTGAACATTGCCGACCTGCTGGTGCTGCCCACCGCACAGGCAACTTCTACTATTGTACATAAGGAATAG
- a CDS encoding aldo/keto reductase, protein MRQRNSYSRIIQDPESWEPLSKGKKIQLFHHCVEKGITTFLIDHTRAKTYTHGLGTAFSESGLSRDQVQLAAAIDADPGGQDIPGQVEHILELLDTDYLDLLLLTFNAPANELLSNIQKLRARGKIVEIGVLEKRPGEKKAFLEEFPASATLSSVRLTPAAVKSLTLAEAASEGVTQMIIPESEDWENEHEELKKAATKYNLRPKELLFAWLLQHKAQFHAVIKGNSEAGIDSAHKAFHTSLIDEDFKKLPERL, encoded by the coding sequence ATGAGGCAAAGAAATTCCTATTCCCGTATCATTCAGGATCCTGAATCCTGGGAACCCCTTTCAAAAGGCAAAAAAATCCAGCTTTTTCACCACTGCGTCGAGAAAGGCATCACTACTTTTTTGATAGACCACACCAGGGCCAAAACCTATACCCATGGCCTGGGAACGGCATTTAGCGAAAGCGGGCTAAGCCGCGACCAGGTGCAACTGGCCGCCGCAATTGACGCAGACCCTGGCGGGCAGGATATTCCCGGGCAGGTAGAGCACATTCTTGAGCTTCTTGATACCGACTATCTCGACCTCCTGCTCCTTACTTTTAATGCTCCCGCAAATGAACTGCTTTCAAATATCCAGAAATTACGCGCCCGCGGTAAAATCGTGGAGATTGGGGTCCTGGAAAAAAGGCCGGGGGAGAAAAAGGCATTTTTAGAAGAATTCCCTGCCAGTGCCACACTTTCTAGTGTAAGGCTAACGCCCGCAGCCGTGAAAAGCCTTACCTTAGCTGAAGCTGCTTCGGAAGGGGTCACCCAAATGATCATTCCCGAAAGCGAAGACTGGGAAAATGAGCACGAAGAGCTCAAAAAGGCCGCCACTAAGTACAATTTGCGGCCAAAAGAGCTGCTTTTTGCGTGGCTGCTTCAGCATAAAGCCCAGTTTCACGCCGTTATCAAAGGAAATTCTGAAGCAGGCATAGATTCGGCACACAAAGCTTTTCACACCTCCCTAATTGATGAGGACTTTAAAAAGCTGCCGGAAAGACTTTAA
- a CDS encoding DUF4382 domain-containing protein has product MKKYHLFLFLFALVSGLVSCSSDDDGSGASKGTARVAVELTDAPGDFKHVYVEVEDVMIKTTNEGSDEEGWTSLEGVNTGVIDLLSLTGGVTKLLVDTEIEAGYLHQIRLVLGGDNSVVVMDGDVEQEFALKTPSAQQSGLKVMVGQELEANAEYTFILDFDVDQSVKSTTADGYNLHPVIRMAVEENSGSIVGSIHPTTEQALIKVQNATVNASAYTDANGKFEVHGLPAGTYKVTATVAEGSGLNSSVVNNVVVEQGETVTLDPMFLDGE; this is encoded by the coding sequence ATGAAAAAGTATCATTTATTTTTATTCCTTTTTGCTCTGGTTTCCGGGCTTGTTAGTTGTAGTTCAGATGACGATGGCAGTGGCGCCAGTAAGGGTACTGCAAGAGTGGCAGTAGAGTTGACCGATGCTCCCGGTGATTTTAAGCACGTTTACGTGGAAGTTGAAGATGTAATGATAAAAACAACCAACGAAGGTAGTGACGAAGAAGGCTGGACCAGCCTTGAAGGGGTGAACACAGGGGTAATTGACCTTCTAAGCCTTACAGGTGGAGTGACCAAATTACTGGTAGATACCGAAATTGAGGCCGGTTACCTTCACCAGATCAGGCTGGTGCTTGGCGGTGACAACAGTGTGGTGGTCATGGATGGTGATGTGGAGCAGGAATTTGCCCTTAAGACTCCAAGTGCACAGCAATCTGGTTTAAAAGTGATGGTGGGGCAGGAACTCGAAGCCAACGCCGAATACACTTTTATCCTCGATTTTGATGTAGACCAGTCTGTGAAAAGCACCACTGCCGATGGCTACAACCTTCACCCCGTGATTAGAATGGCCGTTGAAGAAAATTCAGGTTCTATTGTGGGCAGCATCCACCCAACTACAGAGCAGGCTTTGATCAAAGTTCAAAATGCCACGGTAAATGCTTCTGCCTACACCGATGCCAACGGGAAATTTGAGGTGCACGGGCTGCCTGCCGGTACTTACAAAGTGACTGCCACCGTTGCCGAAGGTTCTGGGCTTAATTCTTCCGTAGTGAATAACGTGGTGGTGGAACAGGGTGAAACTGTAACTCTTGATCCCATGTTTTTGGACGGAGAATAA
- a CDS encoding AAA family ATPase codes for MQENNSSVDIASINEKIERESAFVDILSSEMKKVIVGQKHMVERLLIGLLGQGHILLEGVPGLAKTLAINTLSQAVHGSFSRIQFTPDLLPADVVGTLIYNMKLNDFSIKKGPIFANFVLADEINRAPAKVQSALLEAMQEKQVTIGEETFVLDKPFLVMATQNPVEQEGTYPLPEAQVDRFMLKTVIKYPEMADEQMIIRANLKGSFEKVNPVVSLDQIARAQQSVREVYMDEKIEKYILDIVFATRFPEKYRLESLKPLINFGASPRGSINLATAAKCYAFIKRRGYVVPEDVRAVVHDVLRHRIGITYEAEAENVTSEDIINKIVNEIEVP; via the coding sequence ATGCAGGAAAACAACAGCTCGGTAGACATAGCCAGTATCAATGAAAAAATTGAGCGCGAAAGTGCCTTTGTTGATATTTTAAGTTCAGAAATGAAGAAGGTCATTGTGGGCCAGAAGCATATGGTTGAACGTCTGTTAATTGGCTTACTGGGCCAGGGGCATATACTTCTGGAAGGAGTTCCGGGGTTGGCAAAAACCCTTGCCATCAACACCCTGTCTCAGGCGGTGCACGGTAGCTTCAGCCGTATACAGTTCACGCCCGATCTACTTCCGGCAGATGTGGTGGGTACGCTCATTTATAATATGAAGCTGAATGATTTCAGCATAAAAAAAGGCCCCATCTTCGCAAATTTCGTACTTGCCGATGAGATCAACAGGGCACCTGCCAAAGTGCAGTCGGCTTTGCTCGAAGCCATGCAGGAAAAACAGGTGACCATTGGGGAAGAGACTTTTGTGCTCGATAAGCCATTTCTGGTAATGGCCACTCAAAACCCGGTGGAGCAGGAAGGAACCTATCCGCTGCCTGAAGCCCAGGTTGACCGTTTTATGCTTAAAACCGTCATTAAATATCCCGAAATGGCCGATGAGCAGATGATCATTCGCGCCAATTTAAAAGGCAGTTTTGAAAAGGTGAACCCGGTAGTGAGCCTGGATCAAATTGCCCGCGCCCAGCAATCGGTGCGAGAGGTGTACATGGATGAAAAGATCGAAAAATATATCCTTGATATCGTTTTTGCCACACGTTTTCCTGAAAAATACAGGCTTGAGAGCCTGAAGCCTCTTATCAATTTTGGTGCTTCCCCGCGGGGAAGTATCAACCTGGCAACGGCGGCAAAATGCTACGCCTTTATAAAGCGCCGCGGCTACGTGGTGCCCGAAGACGTGCGTGCCGTGGTGCACGATGTGCTTCGCCACAGGATTGGGATCACCTACGAAGCCGAAGCCGAAAATGTAACTTCCGAAGATATCATCAACAAGATCGTAAACGAGATTGAAGTACCTTAA
- a CDS encoding DUF58 domain-containing protein → MDTKELLKKVRKIEIKTRRLSDHIFGGEYHSTFKGRGMTFSEVRQYQFGDDVRNIDWNVTARYSEPFVKVFEEERELTMMLVVDVSGSGLFGTRNGFKQDIITEIAATLAFSATQNNDKIGLILFSDIIELYIPPKKGRSHVLRIIRELLEFEPKSQKTNLENALSYLSRVMKKKAIVFVLSDFIAEDYQRTLKITSGRHDVTGIRVYDEREEEIPNLGMVAMQDEETGKRILVDTSSRSVRRNYAKYYHERVEYFSESFRRSGAGSLSTRVDESYVKKLLGYFKAR, encoded by the coding sequence ATGGATACTAAGGAGTTACTCAAGAAAGTTCGAAAAATAGAGATCAAGACCCGCCGGCTGAGTGATCACATCTTTGGCGGGGAATACCACTCTACCTTTAAGGGGCGTGGAATGACTTTTAGCGAGGTGCGCCAGTATCAGTTTGGGGATGATGTAAGGAATATTGACTGGAATGTTACTGCCCGCTATTCTGAACCTTTTGTAAAGGTGTTCGAAGAGGAGCGGGAGCTCACCATGATGCTGGTGGTAGATGTTTCCGGCTCTGGCCTGTTTGGTACCCGCAACGGGTTCAAGCAGGATATTATTACTGAAATTGCCGCTACTCTGGCATTTTCGGCTACCCAGAACAACGATAAGATCGGGCTCATCCTGTTCTCCGATATCATTGAGCTTTATATTCCGCCTAAAAAGGGACGTTCACATGTGCTTCGGATTATTAGAGAGCTGTTGGAATTTGAGCCTAAAAGTCAGAAGACCAATCTCGAAAATGCGCTCAGTTACCTTTCGCGCGTGATGAAGAAAAAAGCCATTGTTTTTGTGCTTTCCGATTTTATTGCTGAAGATTATCAGCGTACGCTCAAGATCACCAGCGGCCGGCATGATGTTACCGGTATCCGGGTTTATGATGAGCGCGAAGAAGAGATACCAAACCTTGGAATGGTGGCCATGCAGGATGAAGAAACCGGGAAAAGGATACTTGTAGATACCTCTTCAAGGTCGGTGCGCCGCAACTATGCTAAATATTACCACGAGAGAGTGGAGTATTTTAGCGAGAGCTTCCGCAGAAGTGGGGCAGGAAGCCTTAGCACCCGTGTAGATGAAAGTTATGTAAAAAAATTACTGGGCTATTTTAAAGCCAGATAA